A window of the Candidatus Polarisedimenticolia bacterium genome harbors these coding sequences:
- the lptB gene encoding LPS export ABC transporter ATP-binding protein, protein MNRRLDIEGISKAYRGRPVVRAVSLSIQSGEVVGLLGPNGAGKTTTFYCILGLVTPDEGKILLNGHDITRLPMYLRAREGISYLPQEASIFRKMTVEENLMAILETLDLSSGELKERARNILEELKISHLARSPAYALSGGERRRAEIARALVLSPSFILLDEPFSGIDPLAVADIQRIIQQLRQKGIGILITDHNVIETLRITDRAYIIAAGEIFRKGVPDELAADARVREIYLGDNFRLN, encoded by the coding sequence TTGAATCGAAGATTGGACATTGAAGGGATCAGCAAAGCCTATCGCGGACGCCCGGTGGTCCGGGCGGTTTCACTCTCCATCCAGAGCGGAGAGGTCGTCGGGCTCCTGGGCCCGAACGGCGCGGGCAAGACGACCACCTTCTATTGCATCCTCGGGCTGGTCACGCCGGACGAAGGGAAGATCCTCCTCAACGGCCACGACATCACGCGCCTCCCGATGTACCTCCGCGCCCGCGAGGGGATCAGCTACCTGCCCCAGGAAGCGAGCATCTTTCGGAAGATGACGGTCGAGGAGAACCTGATGGCCATCCTGGAGACGCTCGATCTCAGCTCCGGAGAGCTCAAGGAGCGGGCCCGGAACATCCTGGAGGAGCTGAAGATCTCGCACCTGGCCCGTTCTCCGGCCTACGCGCTTTCGGGAGGCGAGAGGCGCCGCGCCGAAATCGCGCGGGCGCTCGTCCTGTCGCCGTCCTTCATCCTGCTCGACGAGCCCTTCTCGGGAATCGATCCCCTCGCCGTGGCGGACATCCAGCGGATCATCCAGCAGCTCCGGCAGAAGGGGATCGGCATCCTGATCACCGATCACAACGTCATCGAGACGCTGCGCATCACCGATCGCGCCTACATCATCGCCGCCGGCGAGATCTTCCGGAAGGGCGTGCCCGACGAGCTCGCCGCCGACGCCCGCGTGCGGGAGATCTACCTGGGCGACAACTTCCGGCTGAACTGA
- the rpoN gene encoding RNA polymerase factor sigma-54 yields the protein MALEQKLNMRLATKLVMTPSLQQAIKLLQMSKLELVEEINQELTLNPVLEEAGETREEQAPEPEVRTDDPGPAPEPAPDGVKDSFQEIDYQSYFQDYMDAGYSPRAPTEEIEAPPLENILTRPQSLSDHLLWQLSMNVPDGLEQEIGRAIIGNLDENGYLKASLEEIESMGSFPPEKVAEVLAKIQEFDPTGVAARDLQECLLIQIRAFDMEETPQETIIRDHMDLLQGRKFRELAQALKCSPEEVQEYLEIIRALDPRPGKRYDSDRSTYVIPDVFVYKVDKGYTIVLNEEGLPRLRVSSFYRRMVDKGNTDVTREARDYVREKLSSALRLIKSLEERQRTIYKVARSIVSFQRKFLDYGFEYLRPLILKDVAEDIQMHESTVSRVVNNKYMHTPRGVFEMRFFFHSGIASAQGEDVSSLTVKERIKKLVSEENAGRPLSDSALAKLLGDEGLQIARRTVAKYREELRIPSSNDRRQGFR from the coding sequence ATGGCCCTCGAACAGAAGCTCAACATGCGGCTGGCGACGAAGCTGGTGATGACGCCGTCGCTGCAGCAGGCCATCAAACTGCTCCAGATGTCGAAGCTGGAGCTGGTGGAGGAGATCAATCAGGAGCTCACGCTCAACCCGGTGCTCGAGGAGGCGGGCGAGACCCGCGAGGAGCAGGCCCCCGAGCCGGAGGTCCGCACCGACGATCCCGGCCCGGCCCCCGAGCCCGCCCCGGACGGCGTGAAGGACTCCTTTCAGGAGATCGACTACCAGTCCTACTTCCAGGACTACATGGACGCCGGTTATTCGCCACGCGCCCCGACCGAGGAGATCGAGGCGCCGCCGCTGGAGAACATCCTCACCCGCCCGCAGAGCCTGTCCGACCACCTGCTCTGGCAGCTGTCGATGAACGTGCCGGACGGGCTCGAGCAGGAGATCGGGCGGGCGATCATCGGGAATCTGGACGAGAACGGCTACCTCAAAGCCTCCCTGGAGGAAATCGAGTCCATGGGGAGCTTTCCTCCCGAGAAGGTGGCCGAAGTGCTCGCGAAGATCCAGGAATTCGATCCCACCGGGGTGGCCGCGCGGGATCTCCAGGAATGCCTTCTGATCCAGATTCGCGCCTTCGACATGGAGGAGACGCCCCAGGAGACGATCATCCGCGATCACATGGATCTTCTCCAGGGCCGCAAGTTCCGGGAGCTCGCCCAGGCGCTCAAGTGCTCTCCCGAGGAGGTCCAGGAGTACCTGGAGATCATCCGCGCCCTCGACCCGCGTCCTGGGAAGCGTTACGATTCCGATCGTTCCACGTACGTGATCCCCGACGTGTTCGTGTACAAGGTGGACAAGGGTTACACCATCGTCCTGAACGAAGAAGGGCTGCCGCGGCTCCGGGTGAGCTCGTTCTACCGCCGGATGGTCGACAAGGGGAACACGGACGTCACGCGCGAAGCCCGCGACTACGTGCGGGAGAAGCTCAGCTCCGCGCTGCGGCTGATCAAGAGCCTGGAGGAGCGGCAGCGAACGATCTACAAGGTCGCCCGCAGCATCGTGAGCTTCCAGCGGAAGTTCCTGGACTACGGGTTCGAATACCTGCGGCCGCTGATTCTCAAGGACGTGGCCGAAGACATCCAGATGCATGAATCCACCGTGAGTCGGGTCGTGAACAACAAGTACATGCACACCCCGCGCGGCGTCTTCGAGATGAGGTTCTTCTTCCACTCCGGCATCGCCTCCGCCCAGGGCGAGGACGTCTCCTCGCTGACGGTGAAGGAGAGGATCAAGAAGCTGGTGTCGGAGGAGAACGCCGGCCGCCCTCTTTCCGATTCGGCGCTGGCGAAGCTGCTCGGCGACGAAGGACTGCAGATCGCGCGCCGGACTGTGGCGAAGTACCGTGAAGAGCTGCGGATCCCATCCTCGAACGACCGCCGTCAGGGCTTTCGTTGA
- the raiA gene encoding ribosome-associated translation inhibitor RaiA, producing MRIHMTGRQIEVTQALKQAAEARLSRLEKYLDGGSEAHVILTVEKRRHRVEIVVHDRHATLSAVGETKDMYTSLSLVGDRLERQAKKHREKIKGERKRDGKRTSPRRLQTPAPESADGPQVIRVSVRPVKPMSIEEALLQVRGTEKEFLVFRNASSRQISVLYRRKDGNYGLIEPEA from the coding sequence ATGAGAATCCACATGACGGGAAGGCAGATCGAAGTGACTCAGGCGCTCAAGCAGGCGGCCGAGGCGCGGCTGTCCCGCCTCGAGAAGTATCTGGACGGCGGCAGCGAAGCGCACGTGATCCTGACGGTCGAAAAGCGCCGTCACCGCGTCGAGATCGTGGTCCACGACCGGCATGCGACGCTCTCCGCGGTCGGGGAGACCAAGGACATGTACACGTCGCTGAGCCTGGTCGGGGATCGCCTCGAACGCCAGGCGAAGAAGCACCGCGAGAAAATCAAGGGCGAGAGGAAGCGGGACGGTAAGCGGACCTCGCCGCGCCGCCTCCAGACGCCGGCGCCGGAGAGCGCCGACGGCCCGCAGGTGATCCGGGTCAGCGTCCGGCCGGTGAAGCCGATGTCGATCGAGGAGGCGCTCCTCCAGGTGCGCGGCACGGAGAAGGAGTTCCTGGTCTTCCGCAACGCCTCGTCCCGCCAGATCTCGGTCCTCTACCGGAGGAAGGACGGGAATTACGGGCTGATCGAGCCGGAGGCCTGA
- a CDS encoding acyl-CoA dehydrogenase family protein, whose translation MNLELTSEQLAIRDTVREFAASEIAPAAAHHDRTREFPYENVRKCAALNLMGIMAAEEYGGSALDTVSYTLVIEELSRACASTGVIVSVNNSLFIHPVEAFGTEEQKRRFLPPHAKGEKIGCYCLSEPNAGSDAGNQQTTAVSQGDGYVLNGTKNFITNGVAADTALVFAATDRAKKHHGITAFLVEKGTAGFRLGKDEVKLGITSSGSVEMVFEDCFVPAANRLGAEGAGFKIAMNTLDGGRIGIAAQAVGITRAVLEESTAYSRQRKAFGKPIGEFQAIQFMLADMAMELDAARLLTHRAAWTKDQGGRYSMEASQAKLFASETAMRAAVKGVQIFGGYGYMNEYPMERYFRDAKITEIYEGTSEIQRLVIAGNLLKD comes from the coding sequence ATGAACCTCGAGCTGACCTCCGAGCAACTGGCCATCCGGGACACGGTGCGGGAGTTCGCGGCGAGCGAGATCGCGCCGGCGGCGGCCCATCACGACCGAACCCGGGAGTTTCCCTACGAGAACGTCCGCAAGTGCGCCGCGCTGAACCTGATGGGGATCATGGCCGCGGAAGAATACGGCGGCTCGGCGCTCGACACGGTCAGCTACACGCTCGTCATCGAAGAGCTTTCCCGCGCCTGCGCGTCGACCGGCGTCATCGTCTCGGTGAACAACTCCTTGTTCATCCACCCGGTGGAGGCGTTCGGGACCGAGGAGCAAAAGCGCCGATTCCTGCCGCCGCACGCGAAGGGCGAGAAGATCGGCTGCTATTGCCTTTCGGAACCCAACGCCGGCTCCGACGCCGGGAACCAGCAGACGACGGCGGTGAGCCAGGGAGACGGGTACGTCCTGAACGGCACGAAGAACTTCATCACCAACGGAGTCGCGGCCGACACGGCTCTGGTGTTCGCCGCCACCGACCGGGCCAAGAAGCACCACGGCATCACCGCCTTCCTGGTGGAGAAGGGGACGGCGGGCTTCCGCCTAGGCAAGGACGAGGTGAAGCTGGGGATCACTTCCTCCGGCTCGGTGGAGATGGTGTTCGAAGACTGCTTCGTTCCGGCCGCGAACCGCCTGGGCGCGGAAGGGGCCGGCTTCAAGATCGCCATGAACACGCTGGACGGCGGGCGGATCGGCATCGCCGCCCAGGCGGTTGGGATCACCCGCGCCGTCCTGGAGGAATCGACCGCCTACTCGCGCCAGCGGAAGGCCTTCGGAAAGCCGATCGGCGAGTTCCAGGCGATCCAGTTCATGCTCGCCGACATGGCCATGGAGCTCGACGCGGCGCGGCTGCTCACCCATCGCGCCGCGTGGACGAAGGATCAGGGCGGACGCTACAGCATGGAAGCCTCGCAGGCCAAGCTTTTCGCCTCCGAAACCGCGATGCGGGCGGCGGTGAAGGGGGTCCAGATTTTCGGGGGCTACGGATACATGAACGAGTACCCTATGGAGCGTTACTTCCGCGACGCCAAGATCACCGAGATCTACGAGGGAACCTCCGAGATCCAGCGCCTCGTCATCGCCGGAAACCTTCTCAAGGATTGA
- a CDS encoding acyl-CoA dehydrogenase has translation MDFSLTEEQALIRDTVRDFVASEVLPAAGEMDRECRFPSEAIARMSELGLLGMAIPEAYGGSGLNSLSMAVAVEELARGSASLAVTVSVSNSVCAGPIARYGTEAQRRLYLPRLASGEILGGFSLTEPDSGSDAAHLRTRAERDGDFYLLTGDKAWVTNVQVGRLFVVLAATDPAQGSRGITAFLVERDFPGFSFGKVEDKMGLRSSLTGGIELQECRVPAANRLGEEGQGFKIAMTTLDGARIGIGAQAVGIARGCLEDSIAFARQRRAFGKSIAEFQAIQFMLADMRTAIDSARLLVHRAAWLKDHQREPFSREASMAKLFATEMVNRVAYDAVQIHGAYGYSREYPVERYFRDARVTTIYEGTSEIQRLVIARKLLEAV, from the coding sequence ATGGACTTCTCGCTCACCGAGGAGCAGGCCCTCATCCGGGACACCGTCCGGGATTTCGTCGCGTCGGAGGTCCTGCCGGCGGCCGGCGAGATGGATCGCGAGTGCCGGTTCCCCTCGGAAGCGATCGCCAGGATGTCGGAGCTCGGGCTGCTCGGCATGGCCATCCCGGAGGCCTACGGCGGCTCGGGCCTGAACAGCCTCTCCATGGCGGTGGCGGTGGAGGAGCTGGCGAGGGGCTCGGCGTCCCTGGCCGTGACGGTGAGCGTGAGCAATTCCGTCTGCGCCGGGCCGATCGCGCGCTACGGGACCGAAGCGCAGCGACGCCTCTATCTCCCGCGGCTCGCCAGCGGGGAGATCCTGGGGGGCTTTTCCCTCACCGAGCCCGATTCCGGATCCGACGCCGCCCATCTGCGGACCCGGGCCGAGCGGGACGGAGACTTCTACCTCCTGACGGGCGACAAGGCGTGGGTCACGAACGTCCAGGTCGGCCGCCTGTTCGTGGTCCTGGCGGCGACCGACCCGGCGCAGGGCTCCCGCGGCATCACGGCGTTCCTGGTCGAGCGGGATTTCCCGGGCTTCTCCTTCGGCAAGGTGGAGGACAAGATGGGACTGCGCTCCTCCCTGACCGGGGGGATTGAGCTGCAGGAATGCCGCGTGCCGGCGGCGAACCGGCTCGGGGAGGAGGGGCAGGGCTTCAAGATCGCCATGACGACGCTCGACGGCGCGCGCATCGGCATCGGCGCCCAGGCGGTGGGGATCGCCCGCGGCTGCCTGGAGGACTCGATCGCCTTCGCGCGGCAGCGCCGGGCTTTCGGAAAGTCGATCGCCGAGTTCCAGGCCATCCAGTTCATGCTCGCCGACATGCGCACCGCCATCGACTCCGCCCGCCTTCTGGTCCATCGGGCGGCATGGCTGAAGGATCACCAGCGCGAGCCCTTCAGCCGGGAAGCGTCGATGGCCAAGCTCTTCGCCACGGAGATGGTGAACCGCGTCGCCTACGACGCGGTCCAGATCCACGGAGCCTACGGCTATTCGCGGGAATATCCGGTCGAGCGCTATTTCCGCGACGCCCGCGTGACCACCATCTATGAAGGCACTTCGGAGATCCAGCGGCTGGTAATCGCGCGCAAGCTGCTGGAAGCGGTATGA
- a CDS encoding methylmalonyl-CoA mutase family protein, translated as MKRDSGVLTPRRTRREWETETLRDSLKRSPERKPAFTTISGVPIERLYTAEDLEHWDPEEKLGQPGVFPFTRGPYPTMYRGRLWTMRQFSGFGTPQDTNRRYRYLLSHGQTGLSVAFDMPTLMGLDSDDPRSLGEVGREGVAIDTLSDMEALFAAIPLARVSTSMTINAPAAVLLAMYLAVAKKQGADWGALQGTVQNDILKEYIAQKEWIFPPRPSIRIIVDMIAFCTERVPKWNTISISGYHIREAGSTAAQELAFTLADGIGYVQACREAGLAVDSFAPRLSFFWNAHSDFFEEIAKYRAARRIWANVMRDRFGAKDPRSWTLRTHAQTAGCSLTAQQPQNNIVRVALQALSAVLGGTQSLHTNSMDETLGLPTEQAVTIALRTQQILAEETGVANTIDPLAGSYFMESLTDRIEREALDLIATIDGMGGIVAAIEQGFPQREIAEASFRYQRELERGEKVMVGVNRYTEGAASDIEILKIPPSVEPRQIRALQSVRKRRDGRPHRRALAALVEAARGGTNLLPPILDAVEAYASVGEICAALKGVFGAYREEKTYF; from the coding sequence ATGAAGCGAGACTCCGGCGTCCTGACGCCCCGCCGCACCCGCCGGGAATGGGAGACCGAGACGCTCCGCGACTCCCTGAAGAGATCCCCGGAGAGGAAGCCGGCGTTCACGACGATTTCCGGCGTGCCGATCGAGCGCCTGTACACCGCCGAGGACCTGGAGCATTGGGATCCGGAGGAGAAGCTCGGACAGCCCGGCGTTTTTCCCTTCACGCGCGGGCCCTACCCGACGATGTACCGCGGCAGGCTCTGGACTATGCGGCAGTTCTCCGGCTTCGGGACCCCCCAGGACACGAACCGGCGCTACCGCTACCTGCTCTCGCACGGACAGACCGGACTCTCGGTCGCTTTCGACATGCCGACCCTGATGGGCCTGGACTCGGACGATCCCCGCTCCCTCGGCGAGGTGGGACGGGAGGGGGTGGCGATCGACACCCTCTCCGACATGGAGGCGCTGTTCGCGGCCATTCCGCTGGCGCGCGTCTCCACCTCGATGACCATCAACGCGCCCGCCGCGGTCCTGCTGGCGATGTACCTGGCGGTCGCCAAGAAGCAGGGAGCCGACTGGGGAGCGCTCCAAGGGACCGTCCAGAACGACATCCTGAAGGAATACATCGCCCAGAAGGAGTGGATTTTTCCCCCGCGCCCGTCGATCCGGATCATCGTGGACATGATCGCCTTCTGCACCGAACGGGTGCCCAAATGGAACACGATCTCGATCAGCGGGTACCACATCCGGGAGGCCGGCTCCACCGCGGCCCAGGAGCTGGCCTTCACCCTGGCCGACGGAATCGGATACGTCCAGGCCTGCCGCGAGGCGGGACTCGCCGTCGACTCGTTCGCGCCGCGCCTGTCATTCTTCTGGAACGCCCACTCCGACTTCTTCGAGGAGATCGCCAAGTACCGCGCCGCGCGCCGCATCTGGGCGAACGTGATGCGGGACCGCTTCGGCGCGAAGGATCCACGCTCCTGGACGCTCAGGACCCACGCGCAGACGGCGGGGTGCTCGCTCACCGCCCAGCAGCCGCAGAACAACATCGTGCGGGTGGCGCTCCAGGCGCTCTCGGCAGTCCTCGGAGGCACGCAGTCGCTGCACACCAACTCCATGGACGAGACGCTGGGGCTGCCCACCGAGCAGGCCGTGACGATCGCCTTGAGGACGCAGCAGATCCTCGCCGAGGAGACGGGCGTGGCGAACACCATCGATCCTCTCGCCGGGTCCTACTTCATGGAGTCCCTCACCGATCGGATCGAGCGGGAGGCGCTGGATCTGATCGCCACGATCGACGGCATGGGAGGAATCGTCGCGGCGATCGAGCAGGGATTTCCACAGCGCGAGATCGCCGAGGCTTCCTTCCGCTATCAGCGCGAGCTGGAGCGGGGCGAGAAGGTCATGGTGGGAGTGAACCGGTACACCGAGGGCGCCGCCTCCGACATCGAAATCCTGAAGATCCCGCCCTCCGTGGAGCCCCGCCAGATTCGCGCTCTCCAAAGCGTCCGCAAGAGGCGCGACGGGCGCCCGCATCGCCGGGCGCTCGCGGCCCTGGTGGAGGCTGCCCGGGGCGGCACGAACCTGCTCCCTCCGATCCTGGACGCCGTCGAGGCCTATGCGTCGGTCGGCGAGATCTGTGCCGCGCTCAAGGGCGTCTTCGGGGCGTATCGCGAGGAAAAAACCTACTTCTGA
- a CDS encoding response regulator: MPKKILLADDSITIQKVVELTFSEGDYQVFSVGNGSQALRKIHEVRPDIALLDVIMPEANGYEVCEKVKRNPETSWIPVLLLTGTFEPFDRKRADAAGANGHLTKPFESQMLISKVEELIASSRHPIIEPQRLGRMEIVAGGITRLEGEDPSMAEERQREADPREVPAREADPTREAHDPRQVEAARELEAESAREVEDDEEVELTRQSIVPDRFDIGSDETSPAAEGPRTVRISSPWRGAAPEAAPPQDPVAESAPEGTPETWDELASDLATASVSEFPRESSRPEAVTPLVPLSGSAVPVPSSEAPARGESAAPGEPAERVAPLPLTSDEMDRLAARILQQMSDKVIREIAWEIIPELAESLIKQRIRELEEKIAREN; encoded by the coding sequence ATGCCAAAGAAGATCCTCCTCGCGGACGACAGCATCACCATCCAAAAGGTCGTGGAGCTGACCTTCTCGGAAGGGGATTATCAGGTTTTCAGCGTCGGAAACGGCAGCCAGGCGCTGCGCAAGATCCACGAGGTCCGGCCCGACATCGCCCTTCTCGACGTGATCATGCCGGAGGCCAACGGCTACGAAGTCTGTGAAAAGGTGAAGCGGAACCCGGAGACCTCCTGGATCCCCGTGCTTCTCCTCACCGGAACGTTCGAGCCCTTCGATCGGAAGCGCGCCGACGCCGCGGGGGCGAACGGGCACCTGACGAAGCCTTTCGAGTCCCAGATGCTGATCTCGAAAGTGGAGGAGCTGATCGCCAGCTCCCGCCATCCCATCATCGAGCCGCAGAGACTGGGCCGGATGGAGATCGTCGCCGGAGGAATCACGCGCCTGGAGGGGGAGGATCCATCGATGGCCGAGGAACGGCAGCGCGAGGCCGATCCCCGCGAAGTTCCTGCCCGCGAAGCCGATCCTACCCGCGAAGCCCATGATCCCCGCCAAGTCGAGGCTGCCCGCGAACTCGAGGCTGAAAGTGCCCGCGAAGTCGAGGATGACGAAGAGGTCGAGCTGACCCGCCAGAGCATCGTGCCGGACCGCTTCGACATTGGGAGCGACGAGACGAGCCCCGCAGCCGAGGGTCCCCGGACGGTGCGCATCTCCTCGCCATGGAGAGGGGCCGCCCCGGAGGCCGCTCCCCCGCAGGATCCCGTCGCGGAAAGCGCCCCGGAAGGCACGCCCGAGACCTGGGACGAGCTGGCGAGCGATCTCGCCACGGCCTCCGTCTCGGAGTTCCCGCGCGAATCCTCGCGGCCGGAAGCCGTCACACCTCTCGTCCCTCTCTCCGGAAGCGCGGTCCCCGTGCCTTCCTCCGAGGCGCCTGCCCGCGGGGAATCCGCGGCTCCCGGGGAGCCGGCCGAGCGCGTCGCTCCGCTTCCTTTGACGAGCGACGAGATGGATCGCCTCGCGGCGAGAATCTTGCAGCAGATGTCGGACAAGGTGATTCGCGAGATCGCCTGGGAGATCATTCCCGAGCTGGCCGAGAGCCTGATCAAGCAGCGCATTCGCGAGCTCGAGGAGAAGATCGCCCGGGAGAACTGA
- a CDS encoding valine--tRNA ligase codes for MEVPKRYEPGVVEKRWIEFWQASGFFSPAPDPGSDPYCIVIPPPNITGRLHAGHALNITLQDILIRWRRMQGRDTLWLPGTDHAGIATQMVVERELLKEGTSRHTLGREAFERHVWEWKEKHGDAIVDQLKRLGASCDWTRLRFTLDPGLSAAVREVFVRLYEQGLIYRGQAIVQWCPSCRTALSDLEVVHKETAGKLYHLAYPVEDSREVIPVATTRPETMLGDTAVAVHPEDDRYRALVGKHAILPILGRRIPILADAAVDSSFGTGAVKVTPAHDPNDFAIASRHALPAVVVIDAAGKMTAEAGPYAGLDRYACRKKLVIDLAASGVLTRTEEHPHAVGRCDRCDTVVEPTLSKQWFVRTKPLAEEAIRAVEDGRIRFVPENRKNDYFKWMHNIHDWCISRQLWWGHRIPAWTCGACSEVTVARTEPTACPRCGGGHPAQDPDVLDTWFSSALWPFSTLGWPAETADLRRYYPTSVLVTGYDILFFWVARMTMMGLKFMGKVPFHRVYFNGLVRDEKGRKMSKTRGNTVDPLELMERFGTDALRFTLASMSSPGADVALDLKRVEGYQSFGTKIWNATRFVLMNLKQDASASEPRFRSGSENLDLTDRWIISRVNSLTRDVNRALEEFRYDEAAAALYHFLWHEFCDWYIEAVKPRLVGDSSGTPAARRSRAVLARVLDRILRLLHPFMPFVTEELWQRLPHEGASLAVAAFPEWRSEEEDADAEREMALLIVAVGKLRNLRAESGIDPGRKVEALFRTDLARPRRVLEEHGELIRTLARLSQFRFVDEIPAGVPMARGVVTGLEMGIPLAEALDLDEERRRITREMEKLDRELKTAEGKLDNPSFMERAPADIVEKVRAAHRELRERRAKLAGSLADLQAPEPGPSDR; via the coding sequence ATGGAAGTTCCGAAACGTTACGAGCCCGGCGTCGTCGAGAAGCGCTGGATCGAGTTCTGGCAGGCTTCCGGGTTCTTCAGCCCTGCCCCGGACCCCGGCTCCGATCCCTACTGCATCGTCATTCCGCCGCCCAACATCACGGGCCGGCTGCACGCCGGGCACGCGCTGAACATCACACTGCAGGACATTCTGATCCGCTGGCGGCGCATGCAGGGCCGCGACACGCTCTGGCTGCCGGGCACGGATCACGCGGGGATCGCCACCCAGATGGTGGTCGAGCGCGAGCTCCTGAAGGAAGGCACCTCCCGCCACACCCTCGGACGCGAGGCTTTCGAGCGCCACGTTTGGGAGTGGAAGGAGAAGCACGGCGACGCGATCGTGGACCAGCTCAAACGGCTCGGGGCCTCGTGCGACTGGACGCGCCTGCGCTTCACGCTTGACCCGGGGCTCTCCGCGGCGGTGCGGGAAGTCTTCGTCCGTCTGTACGAGCAGGGCCTGATCTATCGCGGCCAGGCGATCGTCCAGTGGTGCCCGAGCTGCCGGACCGCGCTCTCCGATCTCGAGGTCGTCCACAAGGAGACCGCCGGGAAGCTCTACCATCTCGCTTATCCGGTCGAAGACTCCCGCGAGGTGATTCCCGTCGCGACGACGCGCCCGGAGACGATGCTCGGCGACACGGCGGTCGCGGTCCATCCGGAGGACGATCGTTACCGCGCGCTGGTCGGGAAGCACGCGATTCTGCCCATCCTGGGGCGGCGGATTCCGATCCTCGCCGACGCCGCCGTCGATTCCTCCTTCGGAACCGGGGCCGTCAAGGTGACGCCGGCGCACGATCCGAACGATTTCGCCATCGCGTCGCGGCATGCGTTGCCCGCGGTGGTGGTGATCGACGCGGCGGGGAAGATGACGGCCGAGGCGGGCCCGTACGCCGGGCTCGACCGTTACGCCTGCCGCAAGAAGCTGGTGATCGACCTGGCCGCCTCGGGAGTCCTGACGCGCACCGAGGAGCATCCCCATGCGGTGGGACGCTGCGACCGCTGCGACACGGTGGTCGAGCCGACGCTTTCGAAGCAGTGGTTCGTGCGCACGAAGCCGCTGGCGGAGGAGGCGATCCGGGCGGTGGAGGACGGACGGATTCGCTTCGTGCCCGAGAACCGCAAGAACGACTACTTCAAGTGGATGCACAACATCCACGACTGGTGCATCTCCCGCCAGCTCTGGTGGGGCCACCGGATTCCCGCCTGGACCTGCGGGGCGTGCTCCGAGGTGACGGTGGCGCGCACCGAGCCGACCGCCTGTCCCCGGTGCGGCGGGGGGCATCCGGCGCAGGATCCCGACGTCCTGGACACTTGGTTCAGCTCCGCGCTCTGGCCTTTCTCGACGCTGGGCTGGCCCGCCGAAACCGCCGATCTGCGCCGCTATTACCCGACGTCCGTCCTGGTGACCGGCTACGACATTCTCTTCTTCTGGGTCGCGCGGATGACGATGATGGGCCTGAAATTCATGGGGAAGGTCCCGTTCCACCGCGTCTATTTCAACGGGCTCGTCCGGGACGAGAAGGGGAGGAAGATGAGCAAGACCCGGGGGAACACGGTCGATCCCCTGGAGCTGATGGAGCGCTTCGGCACCGACGCCCTGCGCTTCACGCTCGCGTCGATGTCGTCCCCCGGCGCCGACGTGGCGCTGGATCTCAAGCGCGTGGAGGGATACCAGTCCTTCGGGACCAAGATCTGGAACGCGACACGCTTTGTGCTCATGAACCTCAAGCAGGACGCCTCCGCGTCCGAGCCGCGCTTCCGATCGGGATCCGAGAATCTCGACCTCACGGACCGGTGGATCATCAGCCGGGTGAACTCTCTCACGCGCGACGTGAACCGGGCGCTCGAGGAGTTTCGCTACGACGAGGCGGCCGCCGCTCTCTACCATTTCCTGTGGCACGAGTTCTGCGATTGGTACATCGAAGCGGTCAAGCCCCGGCTGGTCGGCGATTCGAGCGGCACGCCGGCGGCGAGAAGGAGCCGCGCCGTCCTCGCCCGGGTGCTCGACCGGATCCTCAGGCTGCTGCATCCCTTCATGCCGTTCGTCACCGAGGAGCTCTGGCAGCGGCTGCCGCACGAGGGGGCCTCCCTGGCGGTCGCGGCGTTCCCCGAATGGCGTTCCGAGGAGGAGGATGCCGACGCGGAGCGGGAGATGGCACTGCTCATCGTGGCGGTCGGGAAGCTCCGGAACCTGCGCGCCGAGAGCGGAATCGATCCGGGAAGGAAGGTGGAAGCCCTGTTTCGAACCGACCTGGCGAGGCCCCGCCGCGTCCTGGAGGAGCACGGCGAGCTGATCCGGACGCTGGCGCGTCTCTCCCAGTTCCGCTTCGTCGACGAGATTCCGGCCGGCGTTCCCATGGCGCGCGGCGTGGTGACAGGCCTGGAGATGGGCATTCCGCTCGCCGAGGCGCTGGACCTCGACGAGGAGCGCCGGAGAATCACGCGGGAAATGGAAAAGCTGGATCGGGAGCTGAAAACCGCCGAGGGGAAGCTGGACAATCCCTCCTTCATGGAGCGGGCCCCCGCCGACATCGTGGAGAAGGTGCGCGCGGCGCACCGCGAGCTGAGGGAGCGCCGCGCCAAGCTCGCCGGAAGCCTCGCGGATCTCCAGGCGCCGGAGCCCGGGCCCTCGGACCGGTGA